From the Leifsonia sp. AG29 genome, one window contains:
- a CDS encoding carbohydrate ABC transporter permease, producing the protein MAVIVGALVMIFPFVWTVVTSISPGASLTTTPKLIPDNASLSPYLALFDRVPFAQVILNSLIIAVVSTCLQLVTSAMAGYAFARLPFRGRGAIFLLYLATMMIPFQVLIVPLFVEMKSLGLINTYAGAILPTMASAFGVFLLRQAISTVPPELDQAATLDGAGHFRIFFQVVLPLVRPALATLAVFAFLNTWNSFLWPLIILRDPLMQTLPVALSSLVGQYSTQWDVLMAGSVISILPMFALYVFAQKYIVQGVAGTGLK; encoded by the coding sequence GTGGCGGTCATCGTCGGCGCGTTGGTCATGATCTTCCCCTTCGTGTGGACCGTCGTCACCTCAATCAGCCCGGGCGCGAGCCTCACGACCACACCGAAGCTCATTCCGGACAACGCGTCTCTTTCCCCCTACCTGGCGCTGTTCGACCGTGTACCGTTCGCGCAGGTCATTCTGAATTCGCTGATCATCGCTGTTGTCAGCACCTGCCTTCAACTGGTGACCAGCGCAATGGCGGGGTATGCCTTCGCGCGCCTACCTTTCCGCGGCCGTGGCGCGATCTTCCTTCTCTACCTGGCGACCATGATGATCCCGTTCCAGGTGCTCATCGTTCCCCTGTTCGTGGAGATGAAATCGCTCGGGCTGATCAACACCTACGCCGGCGCGATCCTCCCCACCATGGCGTCCGCCTTCGGCGTCTTCCTGCTTCGTCAAGCGATCAGCACAGTACCGCCGGAGCTGGACCAGGCGGCGACCCTCGATGGTGCAGGCCACTTCCGCATCTTCTTCCAAGTCGTTCTCCCGCTGGTGCGGCCCGCGCTTGCGACACTCGCGGTGTTCGCTTTCCTCAATACGTGGAACAGCTTCCTGTGGCCGCTGATCATCCTGCGCGACCCTCTCATGCAGACGCTGCCCGTCGCGCTCTCCAGCCTGGTCGGCCAGTACTCCACGCAGTGGGACGTCCTGATGGCCGGCTCGGTGATCAGCATCCTCCCCATGTTCGCCCTCTACGTCTTCGCCCAGAAATACATCGTTCAGGGCGTCGCCGGCACCGGCCTCAAGTAG
- a CDS encoding carbohydrate ABC transporter permease produces MTRKRPAKHRLRYAGTVAIFLLPSLVPLLAFVIGPMISAAWTSLHQWNLIGEMTWVGFDNYAHLVSDPATQQAFLHTVYYIIGYLPLAYLGGLSLALALNSRLKGRSLLRGVYFLPVVTSWVVVALVWRWLLNPSVGVVNTLLGLVGIHGPGWWTDPAWSIPSIILASAWKDLGFVMVILLAGLQTINPDLYEAAEIDGAGWWRRLFSITLPMLSPSTFFVIVLSLINGFQVFDQVYVMTGGGPNNSSQVVVQQVYDLTFRYGQAGMASALSWLLFLVILLVTLVQFYGQKKWVNYA; encoded by the coding sequence GTGACGCGGAAACGGCCGGCGAAACACCGTCTGCGCTACGCCGGCACGGTCGCCATCTTCCTCCTACCCAGTCTCGTCCCGCTCCTGGCGTTCGTGATCGGCCCGATGATCTCTGCCGCCTGGACGAGCCTCCACCAGTGGAATCTCATCGGCGAAATGACCTGGGTCGGATTCGACAACTACGCCCATCTAGTCTCCGATCCCGCGACGCAACAGGCGTTCCTCCACACCGTGTACTACATCATCGGTTACCTGCCGTTGGCCTATCTCGGAGGCCTGAGCCTGGCGCTCGCGCTCAACTCCCGGCTCAAGGGGCGATCCCTCCTCCGCGGCGTCTACTTCCTGCCTGTCGTCACCAGCTGGGTCGTCGTGGCGCTCGTCTGGCGCTGGCTCCTCAACCCCAGCGTCGGAGTGGTCAACACCCTGCTCGGACTCGTCGGGATCCACGGGCCCGGCTGGTGGACGGACCCGGCGTGGTCGATACCCTCGATCATCCTGGCCTCGGCGTGGAAGGACCTCGGGTTCGTGATGGTCATCCTGCTGGCCGGTCTGCAGACCATCAATCCCGATCTGTACGAAGCGGCGGAGATCGACGGCGCCGGGTGGTGGCGTCGTCTGTTCAGCATCACCCTTCCGATGCTCTCTCCGTCGACGTTCTTCGTGATCGTGCTCTCGCTCATCAACGGATTCCAGGTCTTCGACCAGGTGTACGTCATGACCGGAGGCGGACCGAACAACTCCAGTCAGGTGGTCGTGCAGCAGGTCTACGACCTGACCTTCCGCTACGGGCAGGCTGGCATGGCCTCGGCGCTGTCTTGGCTGCTCTTCCTCGTCATCCTCCTGGTCACCCTCGTGCAGTTCTACGGGCAGAAGAAGTGGGTGAACTATGCGTAA
- a CDS encoding glycoside hydrolase family 15 protein, which produces MQRYLDSPLSRRSAELILRLQTPEGAYPASPTFSAYAGYSWFRDGAFIADSMSVIGEIESASRFFDWCSRVLVDRVDHVRWIITQARSGRPPGHDQMLPARFTFAGHNGDDEWWDFQLDGYGTWLWAVVEHSRRHALDLDRWEPAISMTVEYLTTSWSRPCYDWWEEHSDHVHVSTLACVSAGLDAVLSSGVMEAGLVDAAREASSQIKATVFERGLSDGHLVKWLGSTALDGSLAAAIAPLGFVGARSIVGQRTIDQLERQLTVDGGTHRYLGDTFYGGGQWPLLSCFLGLAHAAAGDVSRARELYDWAASTANSDLELPEQVGGHLIAPGMRAEWVERWGSIATPLLWSHAMLLRLGAALDPRIPPHNLAARSGREEGAPR; this is translated from the coding sequence TTGCAGCGTTATCTCGACTCCCCGCTCTCGCGTCGCAGCGCGGAGCTCATACTAAGACTGCAAACCCCGGAAGGGGCGTACCCAGCCAGCCCGACCTTCTCAGCGTACGCCGGCTACAGCTGGTTCCGGGATGGCGCCTTCATCGCGGACAGCATGTCGGTGATCGGAGAGATCGAGTCTGCGTCGCGATTCTTCGACTGGTGCAGCCGCGTACTCGTCGACCGAGTCGACCATGTGCGCTGGATCATCACCCAGGCCCGGTCCGGGCGCCCTCCCGGCCATGATCAGATGCTGCCGGCACGTTTCACCTTCGCGGGACATAACGGCGACGACGAGTGGTGGGATTTCCAGCTCGACGGGTACGGGACGTGGTTGTGGGCGGTCGTCGAACACAGTCGGCGTCACGCGCTGGATCTCGACAGGTGGGAGCCGGCGATCTCGATGACCGTCGAGTATCTGACTACGTCGTGGTCGCGACCATGTTACGACTGGTGGGAGGAACACAGCGACCACGTGCACGTGTCGACCCTGGCTTGCGTGAGCGCCGGCCTGGACGCGGTACTGTCCTCCGGGGTCATGGAGGCCGGGCTCGTCGATGCAGCTCGAGAAGCCTCATCTCAGATCAAAGCCACCGTCTTTGAACGCGGCCTTAGCGATGGGCACCTCGTGAAGTGGCTCGGAAGCACTGCCCTCGACGGCAGCCTGGCGGCAGCGATCGCGCCTCTGGGCTTCGTCGGAGCGCGCTCGATCGTCGGCCAGCGAACGATCGATCAACTCGAACGCCAGTTGACCGTCGACGGGGGAACCCATCGTTATCTGGGGGACACGTTCTACGGCGGCGGCCAATGGCCGCTCCTCAGCTGCTTCCTCGGCCTTGCCCATGCTGCCGCCGGCGATGTTTCGCGCGCACGAGAACTCTACGACTGGGCAGCATCGACGGCGAACTCCGATCTCGAGCTGCCCGAGCAGGTCGGGGGGCACCTCATCGCACCAGGAATGCGAGCCGAGTGGGTGGAACGGTGGGGGTCCATCGCAACTCCGCTGCTCTGGAGTCACGCCATGCTTCTCCGGCTCGGAGCAGCGCTCGATCCTCGCATTCCCCCGCACAACCTCGCGGCCCGATCCGGCCGCGAGGAAGGAGCACCCCGTTGA
- a CDS encoding glycoside hydrolase family 31 protein: MIRHSPLGSGHPYSVDTDQRWPVVPEAGGTASIGVRADSSVVAVSAELVWRADTGEEHRDLLTLSRVANTSRGRTTDGGHLASAQARLSRAAGGWQVTTPVLDFGGEYRYRFTGTRDDGREEHTRWFSFRAARWREAADAVIASGSSRVLRHSVSVLDDGRRAWRVRFSLPLAPGEHVSGLGERFDAIDHAGESLDSVVFEQYKSQGAERKTYLPMPFAHVVGGSGWGFHVDTSRRVWFDLGAREPGAIQVEAEAGPEGTVPVRFFEGDPLTVLRGFLDGVGRAEELPDWVFRLWASGNEWNTQAEVMRQMDLHREHDIPVGSVVIEAWSDETTFTAFRDARYDVTEDGAPHRLADFQFPADGAWPDPKGMADELHSRDIRLHLWQIPLLKMRPHPQAQAAADARAALAEDVLIAEPTPAGGRRPYRNRGWWFPLALMPDLTDQRAARWWTEKRRYLVEEVGVDGFKTDGGEHAWGAELVYLDGKRGDEKNNTFPVAYAAAYGELLRSAGKAPVTFSRAGFAGSQAHGAFWAGDENSTWDAFRWSMNAGLSAAASGIVYWGWDIAGFSGEVPDAELYLRATAASVFVPIMQYHSEFNHHRTPSRDRTPWNIAERSGEERVIPIFRDFVKLRERLLPYLASSAAETVRSDRPLMRPLFFDHPEDPASWAGIRWMLGAHLLVAPVVEPGATTWPVILPDGEWTDVWTGDTVSGGRTIEVDAPLTRIPVFAAAGAPTELLAVFRL; the protein is encoded by the coding sequence TTGATTCGCCACTCGCCTCTCGGGTCTGGTCACCCGTACTCCGTCGACACCGATCAGCGCTGGCCCGTCGTGCCCGAAGCCGGTGGCACCGCGTCGATCGGTGTTCGCGCCGATTCGTCCGTTGTCGCCGTTTCGGCCGAACTCGTGTGGCGCGCGGACACCGGTGAGGAACACCGTGATCTGCTCACCCTGTCCCGCGTAGCGAACACCTCGCGTGGCCGCACCACGGACGGCGGTCATCTGGCCTCGGCCCAAGCACGGCTGTCCCGGGCTGCGGGGGGCTGGCAGGTCACGACCCCGGTCCTCGATTTCGGAGGCGAGTACCGGTACCGCTTCACCGGAACCCGCGACGACGGTCGTGAAGAACACACCCGCTGGTTCTCGTTCCGCGCAGCGCGCTGGCGGGAGGCCGCGGATGCTGTGATCGCGAGCGGCTCGTCCCGGGTGCTTCGCCACTCGGTGTCCGTCCTCGATGACGGACGGCGGGCCTGGCGCGTGCGTTTCTCGCTCCCGCTCGCTCCCGGCGAGCACGTGAGCGGGCTGGGCGAGAGGTTCGACGCGATCGATCACGCCGGTGAGTCGCTCGACTCGGTGGTCTTCGAGCAGTACAAGAGCCAGGGAGCGGAGCGCAAGACCTACCTCCCGATGCCGTTCGCCCACGTCGTCGGAGGCTCGGGCTGGGGGTTCCACGTGGACACCTCCCGCCGCGTCTGGTTCGACCTCGGTGCGAGGGAGCCGGGAGCGATCCAGGTGGAGGCGGAGGCGGGTCCCGAGGGGACTGTTCCGGTCCGCTTCTTCGAAGGCGACCCGCTCACCGTCCTCCGGGGCTTCCTCGATGGCGTGGGCCGTGCCGAGGAGCTGCCCGACTGGGTCTTCCGCCTCTGGGCCAGCGGTAACGAGTGGAACACACAGGCGGAGGTCATGCGCCAGATGGATCTGCACCGGGAGCACGACATCCCGGTTGGCTCGGTCGTCATCGAGGCATGGAGCGATGAGACCACGTTCACCGCGTTCCGCGACGCCCGCTACGACGTCACGGAGGACGGCGCTCCGCATCGGCTCGCCGACTTCCAGTTCCCGGCCGACGGTGCATGGCCGGACCCCAAGGGAATGGCCGACGAACTCCATTCCCGGGACATCCGACTCCATCTGTGGCAGATCCCGCTGCTGAAGATGCGCCCCCACCCGCAGGCACAAGCGGCGGCCGACGCGCGCGCCGCCCTCGCCGAGGACGTGCTGATCGCGGAGCCGACGCCGGCAGGAGGCCGGCGCCCGTACCGCAACCGGGGCTGGTGGTTCCCGCTCGCGCTCATGCCCGATCTGACCGACCAGCGAGCTGCACGCTGGTGGACCGAGAAGCGTCGCTACCTCGTCGAAGAGGTCGGCGTCGATGGCTTCAAGACCGACGGCGGCGAACACGCGTGGGGCGCGGAGCTCGTCTACCTCGACGGCAAGCGAGGGGACGAGAAGAACAACACGTTCCCCGTCGCGTACGCCGCGGCTTACGGCGAGCTTCTTCGGAGTGCGGGAAAAGCGCCCGTCACCTTCAGCCGGGCCGGGTTCGCGGGCTCCCAGGCCCACGGTGCGTTCTGGGCGGGCGACGAGAACTCCACCTGGGACGCTTTTCGCTGGTCGATGAACGCCGGCCTGTCCGCGGCGGCCAGCGGCATCGTGTACTGGGGATGGGACATCGCCGGGTTCTCCGGAGAAGTCCCCGACGCCGAGCTCTACCTGCGCGCGACGGCGGCCAGCGTGTTCGTGCCGATCATGCAGTACCACTCCGAGTTCAACCACCATCGCACTCCCTCGCGCGACCGGACTCCGTGGAACATCGCGGAGCGCTCGGGTGAGGAGAGAGTCATCCCGATCTTCCGGGACTTCGTCAAGCTGCGGGAACGGCTCCTCCCCTACCTGGCGTCGTCCGCGGCGGAGACGGTGCGGTCCGATCGGCCGCTCATGCGGCCGCTCTTCTTCGATCACCCGGAGGATCCGGCCTCATGGGCCGGGATCCGGTGGATGCTCGGAGCGCACCTGCTCGTCGCACCGGTCGTCGAGCCAGGTGCGACGACCTGGCCGGTGATCCTCCCGGACGGCGAATGGACGGACGTCTGGACCGGCGATACCGTCTCGGGCGGCCGCACGATCGAGGTCGACGCGCCGTTGACGCGCATCCCGGTGTTCGCCGCGGCCGGCGCGCCCACCGAGTTGCTCGCGGTCTTCCGGCTGTGA
- a CDS encoding ABC transporter substrate-binding protein: MKKTLVAAVAVAALASLGLAGCSASGSSGDSNAKATVTYSNFISNGGNEKNLQAIVAAFEKANPNITVKVTTTDYKDYFTKLQTDIAAGTQSDVFDVDSGSYANLQSSGSLASLTGIDASKYRKSLLDTYKTDGKQYGLPTSFSDVVLFYNKSLFDKAGIGYPTKDWTWADEKAAAQKLTDKAAGVWGDFQPATYYEYYKAVQQAGGQFLGKNGKEAAFDSAAGKKAAEWIAGKSGTVMPTEAQGASTADFDSGLFKAGKLAMWHSGIWMFSTLGQLPFGWDIAVEPGDTQKAAAAFSNAVVVSKDAKNKAAAQKWADFLASSKETVDVRIKAGWELPTVSDESQLKPYLTAGAPANRQAVFDSLESVAAAPQLGTNAQKIQDAVTNTLGEIAAGRQSVDSAIPALSDQVSGLLK, from the coding sequence ATGAAGAAGACACTCGTCGCGGCCGTCGCGGTCGCGGCGCTCGCGTCACTCGGCCTGGCCGGTTGTAGCGCGTCCGGCTCTTCCGGCGACTCGAACGCGAAGGCCACCGTCACTTACTCGAACTTCATCTCCAACGGAGGAAACGAGAAGAACCTCCAGGCCATCGTCGCCGCCTTCGAGAAGGCCAACCCGAACATCACGGTCAAGGTGACGACCACCGACTACAAGGACTACTTCACTAAGCTTCAGACGGACATCGCGGCCGGCACACAGTCCGACGTCTTCGATGTCGACTCCGGCAGTTACGCGAACCTGCAATCGAGCGGGTCGCTTGCCTCACTCACAGGGATCGACGCGTCCAAGTACCGCAAGTCGCTCCTCGACACGTACAAGACCGACGGCAAGCAGTACGGGCTGCCCACCTCGTTCTCCGATGTCGTGCTGTTCTACAACAAGAGCCTGTTCGACAAGGCCGGCATCGGCTACCCGACGAAGGACTGGACGTGGGCCGACGAAAAGGCTGCCGCTCAGAAGCTGACGGACAAGGCGGCCGGCGTCTGGGGCGACTTCCAGCCGGCCACGTATTACGAGTACTACAAGGCGGTTCAGCAGGCCGGCGGCCAGTTCCTCGGAAAGAACGGCAAGGAGGCGGCATTCGACTCGGCCGCGGGCAAGAAGGCGGCCGAGTGGATCGCCGGAAAGTCGGGGACCGTGATGCCGACCGAGGCGCAGGGTGCCAGCACGGCCGACTTCGACTCCGGGCTGTTCAAAGCGGGCAAGCTCGCCATGTGGCACTCGGGCATCTGGATGTTCAGCACGCTGGGTCAGCTCCCGTTCGGCTGGGACATCGCCGTCGAGCCGGGAGACACCCAGAAGGCCGCAGCTGCCTTCTCGAACGCGGTCGTGGTCTCGAAGGACGCCAAGAACAAGGCCGCGGCGCAGAAGTGGGCCGACTTCCTTGCCAGCTCCAAGGAGACCGTCGACGTGCGCATCAAAGCCGGGTGGGAACTCCCGACAGTGTCCGATGAATCGCAGCTGAAGCCCTACCTGACAGCCGGCGCCCCCGCCAACCGTCAGGCAGTGTTCGACTCCCTCGAGAGCGTAGCTGCGGCCCCCCAACTCGGGACGAACGCGCAGAAGATCCAGGACGCCGTGACGAACACGCTGGGCGAGATCGCCGCCGGCCGCCAGTCCGTCGACTCCGCGATTCCCGCGTTGTCAGACCAGGTCTCCGGCCTGCTCAAGTAG
- a CDS encoding ROK family transcriptional regulator: protein MTLSSTSRTDVNRTAILAHLGAQGPASRAELARLLGVSPALVTQLSRDLLADGLIEELDRSTVSGGGRPGRLLGLASAGLSAIGVKVAPDHVAFVEVGLGGNVLRSAVEDFDAVSPLAASKLVERLRAFIAAPTGDRILGIGVGLPGTVVEQGVGVVDSTQLRWSQVPLGATLRRALDLPVVVENNVNALSVAEKLFGQGRGFDDFLVVTIGNGIGAGVIAGGSILRGRAGGAGDIGHVPVVADGPLCQCGNHGCLEALIGQGALVSAARAAGVIEGYEGIDQLRAAADAGDERAQAIFASAARLLGRVLAGVVNVLDPELVVLLGEGVEAWRHWEGTFEPALRASLVPGKRGVAVTVETWRDDRWAQGAAALVLATPFDSDGIAGEQGRLVRERLVATAEAL, encoded by the coding sequence ATGACGCTTTCTTCCACATCACGCACCGATGTCAACCGCACCGCGATCCTCGCTCACCTCGGAGCTCAGGGGCCAGCGTCGCGCGCTGAGCTTGCGCGGTTGCTCGGCGTGTCGCCTGCCCTGGTGACCCAGCTTTCTCGCGATCTTCTTGCGGATGGTCTCATCGAGGAACTAGATCGGAGCACTGTCTCAGGTGGTGGGCGTCCTGGTCGGCTGCTCGGTCTTGCCTCTGCAGGACTGTCGGCCATCGGCGTGAAGGTCGCGCCGGATCACGTCGCTTTCGTCGAGGTGGGGCTTGGCGGCAACGTGCTGCGCTCCGCCGTTGAAGATTTCGATGCAGTGTCACCGTTAGCCGCATCAAAGCTTGTCGAGAGGCTTCGCGCGTTTATCGCCGCGCCAACGGGGGACCGCATACTCGGAATCGGTGTTGGGCTACCGGGAACCGTCGTCGAGCAGGGTGTTGGGGTCGTCGACTCCACCCAGCTGCGGTGGAGTCAGGTGCCCCTCGGGGCGACGTTGCGTCGCGCATTGGATCTCCCCGTCGTCGTCGAGAACAATGTCAACGCGTTGAGCGTGGCCGAGAAGCTCTTCGGTCAGGGACGAGGATTCGACGACTTTCTCGTGGTGACAATCGGCAATGGCATCGGAGCGGGTGTCATCGCCGGCGGCTCGATCCTGCGCGGACGCGCCGGCGGTGCCGGTGACATCGGCCACGTTCCTGTGGTCGCGGACGGCCCGCTGTGCCAGTGCGGTAACCACGGCTGCCTTGAGGCGCTGATCGGACAGGGTGCTCTGGTGTCTGCAGCGCGAGCCGCCGGCGTGATCGAAGGTTACGAGGGAATCGATCAGCTCCGAGCCGCCGCCGATGCTGGCGACGAGCGCGCGCAGGCCATTTTCGCCTCCGCCGCCCGCCTGCTCGGGCGCGTGCTCGCCGGCGTGGTGAACGTGCTCGATCCCGAGCTCGTTGTGCTCCTCGGTGAAGGCGTGGAAGCGTGGCGGCATTGGGAAGGCACGTTCGAGCCGGCCCTCCGCGCCTCCCTCGTGCCCGGCAAGCGCGGCGTCGCGGTGACCGTTGAGACGTGGAGAGATGATCGGTGGGCGCAGGGCGCGGCTGCTCTCGTGCTGGCCACGCCCTTCGACTCCGACGGCATCGCTGGAGAGCAAGGACGACTGGTGCGTGAGCGCCTTGTCGCGACTGCGGAGGCGCTCTGA
- a CDS encoding DUF4190 domain-containing protein has protein sequence MTNPPPIMPIVAPAVVSPASAADAPRETPTDALAAPTARYNVLSLIGVVVVSMNPILGVVLAHIGFGQLRRTGERGRGLAITTLILGYGLLALTVVWAAVTVAIVIADPAAFGFAFDPASGDGTSHGFDPNDYSDSDSRTGGYSSDDYDY, from the coding sequence TCGCCGGCCAGCGCCGCGGACGCCCCGCGCGAGACTCCGACCGATGCGCTGGCGGCGCCGACCGCCCGTTACAACGTCCTGTCTTTGATCGGCGTCGTCGTGGTGAGCATGAACCCGATCCTCGGTGTCGTGCTCGCCCACATCGGCTTCGGCCAGCTGCGACGCACAGGGGAGCGCGGCCGCGGTCTCGCGATCACCACCCTCATTCTGGGCTACGGCCTCCTCGCACTCACCGTGGTGTGGGCCGCGGTGACGGTCGCCATCGTGATCGCCGATCCGGCCGCGTTCGGGTTCGCCTTCGACCCCGCCAGCGGCGACGGCACGAGCCACGGCTTCGACCCGAACGATTACTCCGACTCGGACAGCCGCACCGGCGGCTATTCCTCCGACGACTACGACTACTGA